From Pelosinus fermentans DSM 17108, the proteins below share one genomic window:
- a CDS encoding Gfo/Idh/MocA family protein: protein MDKVKVGIIGTGFIGPAHIEALRRLGFVEIVALADSNEAVAKQKAEVLHVDKYYGDYMNLLADKEIDAVHICTPNHLHYRMAKEALLAGKHVVCEKPLAVNTEQANELVEIAREKQLVNAVHLTYDFIP from the coding sequence ATGGATAAGGTAAAAGTCGGTATTATAGGAACGGGTTTTATTGGACCGGCGCATATAGAGGCACTAAGAAGACTAGGGTTTGTTGAAATTGTAGCACTTGCTGATAGTAACGAAGCAGTAGCAAAACAAAAAGCAGAAGTATTACATGTTGATAAATATTATGGTGATTACATGAATCTATTGGCTGATAAAGAGATTGATGCAGTACATATCTGTACGCCGAATCATCTTCATTACCGGATGGCAAAAGAAGCGCTTTTGGCAGGAAAGCATGTTGTATGTGAAAAACCACTGGCGGTGAATACGGAACAAGCCAATGAATTAGTGGAAATTGCCAGGGAAAAGCAACTCGTCAATGCGGTACATTTAACTTACGATTTTATCCCTTAA